The stretch of DNA AGGTCGACCCGGGTCTCCAGCGCCGCCGTGGAGAGCGGCCGGTCGGCCTCGGCGAGGGCGTCGATCGTCCGCCGCACCTGCTCCTCGGGCGGGAAGGCGAGCGAGGCGAAGTACCGCCAGATCGCCTCGTCCTCGCGGCCCGGCAGCAGCAGCACCTCGGCGCGCTCGACGCCGCGGCCCGCGCGGCCGACCTGCTGGTAGTAGGCGATCGGGGAGCTGGGGGAGCCGAGGTGCACCACGAACCCGAGGTCGGGCTTGTCGAAGCCCATCCCGAGCGCCGAGGTGGCGACCAGGGCCTTGACCCGGTTGGCCAGCAGGTCGGCCTCGGCGCTGCGGCGCTCGGCGTCCTCCGTGCGCCCCGAGTACGAGGCGACCGGGTAGCCGCGGTCGCGCAGGAAGGCGGTGACCTCGTCGGCCGCCGCCACGGTCAGCGTGTAGATGATGCCGGAGCCGGGCAGCTCGGGCAGGTGGTCGGCCAGCCAGGCCAGGCGCTGCGCGGGATCGGGCAGGGCGAGCACGCCCAGGCTGAGGCTCTCGCGGTCGAGCGGGCCGCGCAGCACCAGGGCCCGGTCCCGGCCCTCGCCGGCTCCGCGGTCTCCGCCGTCTCCGCCGTCTCCGCCGTCTTCGTGGTCGGGCGCGCCGACGGGTGCGCCGAGACCGCCGAGGGGTGCGCCGCCGGTGCCGAGCTGCTCGGCGACATCGGCGGTGACGCGGGCGTTGGCCGTCGCGGTGGTGGCGAGCACGGGCACGCCCGGGGCCAGGTCGGCGAGCATGGTGCGCAGCCGCCGGTAGTCGGGGCGGAAGTCGTGGCCCCAGTCGGAGATGCAGTGGGCCTCGTCGACCACGAGCAGGCCGGTGGCGGCGGCCAGCTTGGGCAGCACCTGGTCGCGGAAGTCGGGGTTGTTGAGCCGCTCGGGGCTGACCAGGAGGATGTCGACCTGGCCGGCGGCCACCTCGGCCTGGATGGTCTCCCACTCCTCCGGGTTGGCGGAGTTGATGGTGCGGGCGTGGATGCCGGCCTTGGCGGCGGAGTCGACCTGGTTGCGCATCAGGGCGAGCAGGGGGGAGACGATCACCGTCGGCCCGGCGCCCCGGGCCCGCAGCAGGGCGGTGGCGATGAAGTAGACGGCCGACTTGCCCCAGCCGGTGCGCTGGACGACGAGTGCGCGCCGGTGGTCGATCACCAGGGCCTCGATCGCCAGCCACTGGTCCTCGCGCAGCACGGCGGACGGCCCGGCCAGCTCCCGCAGCACCGCCTCGGCCCGCGCGCGGACGGCGGGGCGGTCGGGGGACTGCGGGGCGGCCTGGCCGGGGAGCTGGCCCTCGGCGTGGGCGTCGGTCGGCTTCTGCATGGGTCCATCAATACCGGTTCCGACCGACAGGTGGGGCACGGCGGTGGTGGTCCGGTGGTCCGTGCCGGGGGCATTGTCACTGGTGCGATTGGCCGATGAGTCGCTGACTGTCCGTCATTCAGCCCTATTCATGGCCCAGATGGGCTAGGCCATGTGGGGGATCAATTGCTGGACCCCCCGATTTATCCACAGGAAAA from Kitasatospora sp. MMS16-BH015 encodes:
- a CDS encoding RecQ family ATP-dependent DNA helicase, translating into MQKPTDAHAEGQLPGQAAPQSPDRPAVRARAEAVLRELAGPSAVLREDQWLAIEALVIDHRRALVVQRTGWGKSAVYFIATALLRARGAGPTVIVSPLLALMRNQVDSAAKAGIHARTINSANPEEWETIQAEVAAGQVDILLVSPERLNNPDFRDQVLPKLAAATGLLVVDEAHCISDWGHDFRPDYRRLRTMLADLAPGVPVLATTATANARVTADVAEQLGTGGAPLGGLGAPVGAPDHEDGGDGGDGGDRGAGEGRDRALVLRGPLDRESLSLGVLALPDPAQRLAWLADHLPELPGSGIIYTLTVAAADEVTAFLRDRGYPVASYSGRTEDAERRSAEADLLANRVKALVATSALGMGFDKPDLGFVVHLGSPSSPIAYYQQVGRAGRGVERAEVLLLPGREDEAIWRYFASLAFPPEEQVRRTIDALAEADRPLSTAALETRVDLRRARLETMLKVLDVDGAVRRVRGGWTATGTPWAYDTARYAKVAASREAEQSAMREYVATTGCRMEYLRRQLDDEEARPCGRCDNCAGARYRAEFSEEALGAARAALGRPGVPFEPRRLWPTGMEALGVPLKGRIPAGEQAETGRALGRLSDIGWGTKLRTLLADQAPDGPVPAELVDALVSVLADWARGPGGWAGAEGPDGTRLARPVGVVAMASATRPALVGSLSAQLAKIGRLPLLGQIAYTTGRPPHGPRSNSAQRLHSLAGTLTLPEELHAALAANPGPVLLVDDQVDSGWTVTVAARLLRQAGASAVLPLVLAVQA